Proteins encoded within one genomic window of Synechococcus sp. PCC 7335:
- a CDS encoding ABC transporter ATP-binding protein — MSSSTHPLRRLLTYGRKYRSRAWLASLCSLLNTVFDLAPPALIGVAIDIVVDQQNSILARWGVVDLRSQFILLSALTFLVWILESAFQYAYELLWRNLSQSIEHDLRIDAYGHVQGLELAYFEERSTGQLMSMLNDDINQLERFLDRGANQLIQMAATVLIIGVVFFVLAPGLAWMAIVPMPLIVGGAIAFQKFLAPRYADVRDKAGVINARLINNLTGIATIKSFTSEDFEIAQLERESQAYKTSNRQAIVLSAAFIPLIRIIILIGFTGILFYGGLATAAGNIEAGTYTVLVFLTQRLLWPLTRLGETLDQYQRAMASTHRVLNLLDTPVAIRPGTTLLPTAQVSGEVIFEDVSFSYHERQPILKNLSLKIPAGKTTAIVGSTGSGKSTLVKLLLRFYEVNAGQIFLDGLDLQSLSLKDLRRSIGLVSQDVFLFHGTVAENIAYGSFNATLDEITRAANVAEAHDFIAALPNGYDTIVGERGQKLSGGQRQRLAIARALLKNPPILVLDEATSAVDNETEAAIQKSLEKITQERTVIAIAHRLSTVRNAHCIYVMEQGKLIESDTHEHLLAKDGIYAGLWKVQTGEKI, encoded by the coding sequence ATGTCTTCTTCTACGCATCCGTTGAGGCGTCTGCTAACCTATGGCCGAAAGTATCGGTCTAGAGCATGGTTGGCAAGTCTCTGTTCGCTTCTCAACACAGTTTTTGATCTAGCTCCTCCTGCGTTGATTGGCGTTGCGATTGATATTGTGGTCGATCAGCAGAATTCCATCCTCGCCAGATGGGGTGTGGTGGACTTGCGATCGCAGTTCATTTTACTTTCCGCCTTGACGTTCCTCGTTTGGATTCTAGAATCTGCTTTTCAGTATGCGTATGAGCTGCTGTGGCGTAACCTATCGCAGTCGATAGAACACGACCTGCGCATAGATGCTTATGGACATGTGCAGGGATTGGAGTTGGCCTACTTCGAAGAGCGTAGTACCGGGCAGCTGATGTCTATGCTGAACGATGACATCAATCAGCTAGAGCGCTTTCTAGATAGAGGCGCAAATCAGCTGATCCAGATGGCGGCAACGGTGTTGATTATCGGCGTTGTGTTTTTTGTCCTGGCACCGGGACTGGCCTGGATGGCTATCGTGCCGATGCCACTGATTGTCGGGGGCGCGATCGCCTTTCAAAAATTCCTTGCTCCGCGCTATGCGGATGTTCGAGATAAAGCCGGAGTGATCAACGCTCGCTTGATCAACAACCTCACCGGCATTGCTACTATCAAAAGCTTCACATCTGAAGACTTTGAAATAGCGCAGCTAGAGCGTGAGAGCCAAGCTTATAAAACTAGCAATCGTCAAGCGATTGTCTTGAGTGCTGCTTTTATTCCATTGATCCGGATCATTATTCTGATTGGATTTACTGGAATTTTGTTCTATGGTGGCTTAGCAACTGCTGCCGGTAATATAGAGGCAGGTACCTATACGGTGCTGGTTTTTCTTACACAGCGTTTGCTTTGGCCCTTAACAAGGCTAGGTGAAACGCTCGATCAGTATCAACGAGCGATGGCCTCAACCCATAGAGTGCTAAATCTGTTAGATACGCCTGTAGCGATTCGTCCGGGAACAACCCTTTTACCCACTGCGCAAGTCAGTGGTGAAGTGATCTTTGAGGATGTTTCTTTTAGTTATCACGAGCGGCAGCCTATTCTCAAAAACCTCTCTCTTAAAATTCCAGCTGGAAAAACAACTGCAATTGTCGGATCTACCGGCTCAGGCAAAAGTACTTTAGTCAAGCTATTACTGCGCTTCTATGAGGTGAATGCTGGTCAAATTTTTCTAGATGGCCTAGATCTGCAGTCTCTATCGCTTAAAGATTTGAGAAGGTCGATCGGACTAGTGAGCCAAGATGTATTTCTGTTCCATGGCACAGTGGCTGAAAACATTGCCTACGGTAGCTTCAATGCGACTCTAGATGAGATCACAAGAGCGGCGAATGTCGCTGAAGCTCATGATTTTATCGCGGCGCTGCCGAATGGATATGACACAATAGTGGGCGAACGAGGTCAAAAGTTGTCGGGCGGCCAGCGGCAACGGCTGGCAATTGCAAGAGCTTTGCTAAAAAACCCACCGATTTTGGTTCTAGATGAAGCAACTTCGGCAGTCGATAATGAAACTGAAGCAGCAATTCAAAAGTCACTTGAGAAAATTACTCAAGAGAGAACTGTTATTGCGATCGCGCATCGTTTGTCAACGGTTCGCAATGCTCATTGCATCTATGTCATGGAACAAGGCAAGCTGATTGAAAGTGATACTCATGAGCATTTGCTTGCAAAAGACGGCATTTATGCGGGCTTATGGAAGGTGCAAACGGGTGAGAAGATATAG
- the glpK gene encoding glycerol kinase GlpK, with protein sequence MPHILSLDLGTTGNRAIIFDKSGSIVGQAYRELTQYYPQPGWVEHDATEIWEAVKWAMGAALEEAGIEAKDLAAIGLTVQRETCLLWDKTTGKPLHKAIVWQDRRTADFCKSVEPSRKEIYEKTGLFLDAYFSATKINWLLNHVDTVDIDNVLAGTVDSWALWNLTGGKVHATDHSNASRTMLMNLDVQQWDESMLKLFDIPRQILPEIRPSQGIFGHSDPELLGIEVPIAAIFGDQQSALFAHGCDRPGLLKCTYGTGCFLVASTGEKRERSQNQLLSTVAWTTAKPDSDDYTLGYALEGSMFTAGACVQWLRDGLKIIDDAAETEDLATQVEDNGGVYFVPALSGLGAPHWDMGARGAFLGITRGASKAHMVRAVLEAIANQAREVVEAVNQDAGTPIKQLKVDGGACKNDFLMQYQADVLGIPVERPAVLDATAQGAAFAAGLAVGLWDDYHKLVESRQIDRVFEPSENAKKAQADFAVWQKAVERAKNWID encoded by the coding sequence ATGCCTCATATCCTTTCTCTCGACCTCGGCACTACTGGCAACCGCGCCATCATCTTCGATAAATCCGGCAGCATTGTTGGCCAAGCTTACCGAGAGCTGACCCAGTACTACCCTCAGCCTGGTTGGGTAGAGCACGACGCTACAGAGATCTGGGAGGCGGTGAAATGGGCAATGGGCGCAGCGCTAGAAGAGGCTGGGATTGAGGCCAAAGATCTAGCGGCAATCGGGCTGACGGTACAAAGAGAAACCTGCTTGCTGTGGGACAAGACAACAGGTAAACCTCTGCATAAGGCCATCGTTTGGCAAGATCGGCGGACAGCAGATTTTTGTAAATCAGTTGAGCCTTCCCGGAAAGAAATCTACGAGAAGACAGGGTTGTTTCTAGATGCGTATTTCTCGGCCACCAAGATCAACTGGCTGCTAAACCACGTTGATACTGTTGATATAGACAATGTGCTAGCCGGTACAGTCGATAGCTGGGCACTCTGGAATTTGACGGGTGGTAAGGTTCATGCGACTGATCACAGCAACGCTAGTCGCACGATGCTGATGAATTTGGATGTTCAGCAGTGGGATGAGTCGATGCTAAAGCTGTTTGATATTCCTAGACAGATATTGCCGGAGATTAGGCCTAGTCAAGGGATATTCGGCCACAGTGATCCTGAACTGCTGGGAATAGAGGTGCCGATCGCGGCAATCTTTGGTGACCAACAGTCAGCTTTGTTCGCCCACGGATGTGATCGCCCTGGCCTACTCAAATGCACTTACGGCACAGGCTGCTTTTTGGTTGCAAGCACGGGTGAGAAAAGGGAGCGATCGCAAAACCAGCTGCTTTCTACAGTGGCCTGGACAACGGCCAAGCCCGATAGCGATGACTACACGCTAGGCTATGCGCTAGAAGGCAGCATGTTCACGGCGGGGGCCTGCGTTCAGTGGCTACGAGACGGGCTCAAGATCATTGACGATGCGGCTGAGACCGAGGACTTAGCCACTCAGGTCGAAGATAACGGTGGTGTGTATTTTGTCCCTGCCCTTAGCGGATTGGGAGCGCCACATTGGGACATGGGGGCTCGGGGGGCATTTTTGGGTATTACCCGTGGGGCATCGAAGGCCCATATGGTGCGGGCGGTGTTGGAAGCGATCGCGAATCAGGCTAGAGAAGTCGTCGAAGCCGTTAATCAAGATGCTGGCACCCCGATCAAGCAGCTCAAGGTAGACGGCGGTGCTTGCAAGAACGATTTTCTAATGCAATATCAGGCAGATGTACTAGGTATCCCGGTGGAACGGCCTGCCGTGCTCGATGCAACTGCTCAGGGCGCTGCTTTTGCCGCAGGTTTAGCCGTTGGCCTTTGGGATGACTATCATAAGCTGGTCGAAAGCCGTCAGATTGACCGCGTTTTTGAGCCGTCGGAGAACGCTAAGAAAGCACAAGCTGATTTTGCTGTCTGGCAAAAAGCAGTAGAGAGAGCTAAGAACTGGATTGACTAA
- a CDS encoding AGE family epimerase/isomerase, with translation MIDSYRNLADLYRSTLFDNVIPFWEKHSVDTRYGGYFTCLNSEGVVYDTDKFVWLQNRQVWTFSMLYNALYNVKKQTTKQDRWLNLAKAGVDFLAKHGRDPEGNWFFSLTQQGEPLIQPYNVFSDCFAAMAFSQYALASGSEAAKEISLQAYQNVLRRQTNPKGKYNKAYPGTRVLKSLAVPMILANLSLEMDWLIADTQLDEVLARTVHEVMSDFLDEERGLLCEHVAADGSHVDCYEGRLINPGHGIEAMWFMMAIAQRQQNTHLIDQAVEVILSILDFAWDKQYGGLYYFMDAAGHPPQQLEWDQKLWWVHLETLVALAMAYRLTGQQDCWSWYLRVHDYAWSHFPDAKHGEWYGYLNRRGEVLLPLKGGKWKGCFHVPRAMYLCWQEFEQLSKHPQQSP, from the coding sequence ATGATTGATAGCTATCGCAATTTAGCAGACTTATATCGAAGCACGTTGTTTGACAACGTTATTCCTTTTTGGGAAAAGCACTCGGTCGATACTCGATACGGTGGCTACTTTACTTGTCTCAATTCTGAAGGCGTAGTCTATGACACTGACAAATTTGTCTGGCTACAGAACAGACAGGTTTGGACATTTTCTATGCTCTACAACGCGCTCTACAACGTCAAGAAGCAAACAACAAAGCAGGATAGATGGCTAAACCTGGCCAAAGCTGGCGTAGATTTTCTGGCTAAACACGGTAGAGACCCAGAAGGAAACTGGTTTTTCTCATTAACTCAGCAAGGAGAACCGTTGATTCAGCCGTACAACGTTTTCTCGGACTGCTTCGCGGCTATGGCATTTAGTCAGTACGCTCTAGCATCTGGGAGTGAGGCCGCTAAAGAGATTTCGCTTCAGGCTTACCAAAACGTTCTGCGTAGGCAGACCAATCCAAAAGGAAAATACAACAAGGCATATCCAGGCACCCGGGTGCTAAAGTCACTAGCGGTGCCGATGATTCTGGCGAACCTATCTTTGGAGATGGACTGGTTGATAGCCGATACGCAGCTAGATGAAGTGCTAGCTAGAACAGTTCATGAGGTGATGAGTGATTTTCTTGACGAAGAGCGTGGGCTGCTATGCGAGCATGTGGCCGCCGATGGCTCGCACGTAGATTGCTACGAAGGGCGGCTGATTAATCCTGGGCACGGGATTGAAGCAATGTGGTTCATGATGGCGATCGCCCAGCGACAGCAGAATACACATCTTATCGATCAGGCCGTAGAGGTTATCCTTAGCATCCTCGATTTTGCCTGGGACAAGCAGTATGGCGGCCTATACTACTTTATGGATGCGGCAGGGCACCCGCCACAGCAGCTAGAGTGGGATCAAAAGCTATGGTGGGTACATCTAGAGACGTTAGTAGCGTTAGCGATGGCATACCGACTGACAGGCCAACAAGACTGCTGGAGCTGGTATCTAAGGGTACACGACTACGCCTGGAGCCATTTCCCCGATGCTAAGCACGGTGAATGGTATGGCTATCTCAACCGCCGTGGAGAGGTGCTGCTACCGCTAAAGGGGGGTAAATGGAAAGGGTGTTTTCATGTCCCTAGAGCAATGTACCTCTGCTGGCAAGAGTTTGAGCAGCTAAGTAAGCACCCACAGCAAAGTCCATAG
- a CDS encoding leucyl aminopeptidase, whose protein sequence is MDFIASGKSCLEWQGDCLVVGLSEESLPLTGILSDLNDQSGGLLQMLIDEEAFKGKAGSTAVTRLAPDSNIKKIGLVGLGSSDSMGLESLRKGAAAAARLAQKAKCPILGVSFPVWNNNPSLTAQALVEGIALALNQDNRFKSELETDKTELSAVHLLSFEGQEAAVETAKTVCEGVILARELVSAPPNVVTPEKLADTAAEIARDFGLQLEVLERDDCEALGMGAYLGVAQASDLPPKFIHLTYAPENPKRKLAIIGKGLTFDSGGLNLKPSGSGIEMMKIDMGGAAAVLGAARAIAQLKPDVEVHFISAAAENMVSGHAMRPGDILTAGNGKTIEVNNTDAEGRLTLADALIFADKLGVDAMIDLATLTGACVVALGDDIAALFSPDEQLAQSLSSAAELSGEKLWRMPMEEKYFEGLKSVVADMKNTGPRAGGSITAALFLKQFVKETPWAHIDIAGPVWTEKEAGYNSAGATGYGVRMLVQWVQGDYSQGS, encoded by the coding sequence ATGGATTTTATAGCGTCGGGTAAATCTTGTTTGGAATGGCAGGGAGATTGCTTAGTTGTTGGTCTTTCGGAAGAGTCATTGCCCCTAACAGGCATCCTATCAGACCTGAACGATCAATCTGGCGGCTTACTACAGATGCTGATTGACGAAGAGGCTTTCAAGGGAAAGGCCGGATCGACCGCCGTTACCCGGCTCGCCCCTGATTCAAACATCAAAAAGATCGGCCTTGTAGGCTTAGGTAGCTCTGATTCTATGGGGCTTGAAAGCCTAAGAAAAGGAGCTGCTGCGGCTGCTCGACTTGCCCAAAAGGCAAAGTGTCCTATCCTAGGCGTCAGCTTTCCAGTCTGGAATAACAACCCGAGCTTAACCGCACAAGCCCTTGTCGAGGGTATAGCCTTGGCGCTAAACCAAGACAACCGCTTCAAATCTGAGCTAGAGACCGACAAAACAGAGCTCTCAGCGGTTCATCTGCTGTCTTTTGAAGGTCAAGAGGCAGCTGTAGAAACGGCTAAAACCGTTTGCGAGGGCGTGATCTTAGCTAGAGAACTTGTCTCCGCTCCGCCGAACGTTGTTACCCCAGAAAAGCTAGCCGACACTGCCGCCGAGATCGCTCGTGACTTTGGCCTCCAGTTAGAGGTTCTAGAGCGTGATGACTGTGAAGCTTTGGGTATGGGCGCATACCTAGGTGTCGCCCAAGCCTCTGACTTACCGCCTAAGTTTATCCATCTTACCTATGCACCCGAGAATCCTAAGCGCAAGCTCGCCATCATCGGCAAAGGGCTGACGTTTGATTCGGGCGGATTAAACCTAAAGCCCAGCGGCTCGGGCATCGAGATGATGAAGATAGATATGGGAGGCGCGGCGGCTGTACTAGGAGCTGCTAGGGCGATCGCTCAGCTTAAGCCCGATGTAGAAGTTCACTTTATTAGCGCTGCCGCCGAAAATATGGTGAGCGGTCACGCTATGCGTCCCGGCGATATATTAACAGCTGGCAACGGAAAGACGATTGAAGTCAACAACACCGACGCTGAAGGCCGCTTGACCCTAGCCGACGCGTTAATCTTTGCAGACAAGCTCGGCGTCGATGCCATGATTGACCTAGCGACTCTTACAGGTGCCTGTGTCGTGGCCCTAGGCGATGATATTGCAGCCCTCTTCAGCCCAGATGAACAGCTTGCGCAGTCCCTATCTTCTGCGGCTGAACTTTCTGGCGAGAAGCTATGGCGAATGCCGATGGAAGAAAAATACTTTGAAGGGTTGAAATCTGTTGTCGCAGATATGAAGAACACTGGCCCTAGAGCAGGTGGATCGATTACAGCAGCACTCTTCTTGAAGCAGTTCGTCAAAGAGACGCCGTGGGCACATATCGATATCGCTGGGCCAGTCTGGACTGAGAAAGAAGCGGGATACAACAGCGCCGGGGCCACTGGATACGGCGTACGAATGCTAGTGCAGTGGGTACAAGGAGACTATTCTCAAGGCAGCTAG
- the arfB gene encoding alternative ribosome rescue aminoacyl-tRNA hydrolase ArfB — protein sequence MLRISHMVSIPDSEIAISAVRSQGAGGQNVNKVATAVHLRFDVGASSLPDFYKRRLLALRDKRLTKDGVIVIKSQEHRTQARNKEEALMRLQQMVKSVAILPKTRRVTKPSRNAKRRRLENKARRSQLKVSRKKVDLD from the coding sequence ATGCTAAGAATTTCCCATATGGTGTCGATTCCAGATAGCGAGATAGCGATCAGCGCAGTTCGTTCTCAAGGCGCAGGTGGCCAAAACGTCAATAAGGTAGCAACAGCAGTACATCTGCGTTTTGATGTAGGCGCGTCTTCTCTACCAGACTTCTACAAGCGGCGGCTGTTAGCACTTCGAGACAAACGACTGACCAAAGACGGCGTGATCGTGATCAAGTCGCAAGAGCACCGTACTCAGGCTCGAAATAAAGAAGAAGCGCTGATGAGATTACAGCAAATGGTGAAGTCAGTCGCGATATTACCGAAGACTCGGCGAGTGACTAAACCGAGTCGGAATGCTAAACGGCGGCGGCTAGAAAACAAGGCAAGGCGATCGCAGCTAAAAGTTTCCCGTAAGAAAGTCGATCTTGATTAG
- a CDS encoding VOC family protein: MEVRTAHTRLFVDDVAACAQFYKDVLKFKPRTLQVEKGYAEFEITENMWISLFCQREMAEILRTSDRPVAENVQDKVCLILNVHNLDDIYHELRQAGVSFDEPPTQNNEFSLKVAYFRDPAGNLIGLFEAMM; encoded by the coding sequence ATGGAAGTTCGAACCGCTCATACCCGTTTATTTGTCGATGATGTTGCCGCTTGTGCTCAGTTCTATAAAGACGTTCTCAAGTTTAAGCCACGTACATTGCAAGTTGAGAAAGGCTACGCCGAGTTTGAAATTACTGAGAACATGTGGATTTCGCTCTTTTGTCAGCGCGAGATGGCTGAAATTTTGCGGACTAGCGATCGCCCCGTGGCCGAAAATGTCCAAGACAAAGTTTGCCTTATTCTCAATGTTCATAACCTAGACGATATCTATCACGAACTTCGCCAAGCGGGTGTCAGCTTTGATGAGCCGCCTACACAAAACAACGAATTTTCTCTTAAGGTTGCCTACTTCAGAGATCCTGCAGGTAACCTCATTGGCCTGTTTGAAGCAATGATGTAG
- a CDS encoding SulP family inorganic anion transporter — protein MQITNRINFRHLRGDVFGGVTAAVIALPMALAFGVASGAGPVAGLWGAVLVGFFAALFGGTPTLISEPTGPMTVVMTAVIANLTAADPENGLAMAFTVVMMAGLFQIILGTLRLGKYVTMMPYTVISGFMSGIGIILVILQLAPFLGQASPAGGVIGTLRSIPELVTNIQPAETILATISVAIIWFMPSKFKKVIPPQLIALIAGTIISLIFFSNVDIRRIGEIPMGFPALQVPTFSASQLQLMVVDAIVLGMLGCIDALLTSVVADSLTRTEHDSNKELIGQGLGNIASGLFGGIAGAGATMGTVVNIQSGGRTALSGLTRAAVLLVVILGAANLAAAIPLAVLAGIALKVGIDIIDWSFLKRAHKVSLKGALIMYAVIALTVLVDLIVAVGVGVFIANILTIERMSLLQSKSVKTITDDDDAILLNSNEQRWLNEANDRVLLFHLSGPMIFGVAKAITREHNAIKECDAVVFDLADVPHLGVTASLTIENAIKEALEKGRQVFLVGAQAQTLKRLKNLDVLKLLPPNCIFDSREEALRYAAQAVSPRLSEQSASVEPLDYGASPSPS, from the coding sequence ATGCAAATTACTAATCGGATAAACTTTCGGCATCTGCGTGGAGATGTCTTCGGCGGTGTAACTGCCGCCGTCATCGCCCTACCAATGGCCCTAGCTTTCGGTGTTGCCTCGGGAGCTGGCCCTGTTGCTGGTCTTTGGGGTGCAGTCTTAGTCGGCTTCTTCGCAGCCTTATTTGGCGGCACACCTACGCTTATCTCTGAGCCTACTGGCCCGATGACAGTAGTGATGACTGCAGTCATTGCCAACTTGACAGCAGCAGATCCTGAAAATGGTCTCGCCATGGCCTTTACTGTCGTGATGATGGCCGGCCTTTTTCAAATTATCCTTGGCACGCTGAGATTAGGGAAATACGTCACTATGATGCCCTACACCGTAATCTCAGGCTTTATGTCGGGTATCGGTATCATTCTGGTGATCTTACAGCTGGCGCCTTTTTTAGGCCAGGCGAGTCCAGCAGGTGGAGTTATTGGAACGCTCCGGTCAATTCCTGAGCTAGTAACCAACATCCAGCCTGCTGAAACCATTTTGGCGACTATTTCAGTTGCCATCATTTGGTTTATGCCCTCTAAGTTCAAGAAGGTCATTCCCCCTCAGCTAATTGCACTAATTGCGGGAACAATTATCTCTTTGATCTTTTTCTCCAACGTAGATATTCGCCGCATTGGTGAAATTCCAATGGGCTTCCCAGCCCTGCAAGTTCCAACCTTCAGCGCTTCTCAATTACAGCTCATGGTAGTCGATGCAATTGTCCTTGGCATGTTGGGCTGTATCGACGCTCTGCTCACTTCTGTGGTAGCAGATAGTCTGACTCGAACCGAACACGACTCGAACAAAGAGCTAATTGGTCAGGGTCTAGGTAATATCGCCTCTGGTTTGTTCGGTGGTATTGCAGGTGCTGGTGCCACGATGGGAACTGTTGTTAACATTCAATCCGGTGGTAGAACGGCGCTTTCTGGTTTAACTCGCGCGGCTGTGCTGCTAGTTGTCATTTTGGGTGCAGCTAATCTAGCAGCAGCAATTCCTCTAGCGGTATTAGCTGGAATCGCCTTGAAAGTAGGTATCGATATTATCGACTGGAGTTTCTTGAAGCGGGCCCACAAAGTCTCTTTGAAAGGTGCGCTGATTATGTACGCCGTGATTGCACTCACCGTACTAGTCGATCTAATTGTAGCGGTCGGTGTGGGGGTCTTCATCGCCAATATTTTGACCATCGAGCGGATGAGCTTGCTCCAATCTAAGTCCGTCAAGACTATCACCGATGATGATGATGCTATTCTACTGAACTCTAACGAACAGCGTTGGCTAAATGAGGCTAATGATCGCGTTCTGCTGTTCCATCTAAGCGGTCCGATGATCTTTGGTGTGGCCAAGGCAATCACCCGAGAGCACAATGCAATCAAAGAGTGTGACGCAGTTGTGTTTGACTTAGCTGATGTTCCTCACCTAGGCGTTACGGCTTCTCTGACTATTGAGAATGCGATCAAAGAAGCACTTGAAAAAGGTCGTCAAGTTTTCCTCGTAGGTGCGCAGGCTCAAACCTTGAAACGACTTAAGAATCTCGATGTTTTGAAGTTATTGCCACCTAACTGCATCTTCGACAGCCGAGAAGAAGCTTTGAGATATGCGGCGCAGGCAGTCTCTCCAAGGCTATCAGAGCAATCAGCATCTGTTGAGCCTTTAGACTATGGAGCATCACCATCGCCTAGCTGA
- a CDS encoding YbhN family protein translates to MMPTKPLLARLKPYLRWVILGGTLFFIAKTLKDHWQEVVEIQFTSQAWLMVILAFIVTLMAHIWSGWVWHWILRLFDQPLSGLWSTPIYLKTNVAKYLPGNVWHFFGRVRALQSVGASTGTAIVSVVMEPLLMAVAAIIIACLAGSQLSGIEGLLGSRLGQIAVLSFAIASVHPRVLNPILQTLGRAKAKAQKLDFSTDKKMLRAYPGRALLGEIGFVLLRSLGFIAIVSAFQPLSFADGQPLLAAFSLAWLFGLVVPGAPGGIGVFEATAISLLDAQYPVAIILSSVAVYRLISVLTEVSAAGIVWILELRTEP, encoded by the coding sequence ATGATGCCAACCAAACCACTGCTAGCTCGGCTAAAGCCTTATCTACGCTGGGTAATCTTAGGCGGCACGCTCTTTTTCATTGCCAAAACGCTTAAAGATCATTGGCAAGAAGTCGTCGAGATCCAGTTCACAAGTCAAGCCTGGCTAATGGTGATCCTAGCGTTCATCGTCACCCTGATGGCTCATATTTGGTCGGGCTGGGTTTGGCACTGGATTTTGCGCCTGTTTGACCAGCCGCTAAGCGGGTTGTGGAGTACACCGATTTATCTTAAGACCAACGTCGCGAAGTATCTGCCTGGCAATGTCTGGCACTTTTTTGGCCGTGTCCGCGCATTGCAATCAGTTGGCGCATCTACAGGGACTGCTATCGTCAGCGTAGTGATGGAACCGCTGCTGATGGCAGTAGCCGCAATCATCATCGCTTGTCTAGCCGGTAGTCAGCTCTCGGGAATTGAAGGGCTGCTTGGCAGCCGACTTGGGCAAATAGCGGTGTTGAGCTTTGCGATCGCCAGTGTGCATCCCCGTGTGCTCAACCCTATCCTCCAAACATTAGGCCGAGCCAAAGCAAAAGCACAGAAGCTAGACTTTTCCACAGATAAAAAGATGCTCAGGGCTTACCCAGGCCGAGCACTGCTTGGCGAAATCGGGTTTGTACTGCTGCGATCGCTTGGATTCATCGCTATCGTTTCAGCCTTTCAACCGCTAAGCTTCGCCGATGGTCAGCCTCTTTTGGCCGCGTTTAGCTTAGCCTGGCTATTCGGCTTGGTCGTACCGGGCGCACCAGGTGGAATAGGGGTCTTTGAAGCCACTGCCATTTCGCTCCTAGATGCTCAGTATCCAGTAGCTATCATCCTTAGCAGCGTGGCTGTTTATCGGCTGATTAGCGTACTAACAGAAGTAAGCGCTGCAGGTATCGTTTGGATTCTAGAGCTGCGTACAGAACCTTAG
- a CDS encoding sulfotransferase — protein sequence MSKTSNWLTASRTQGRLPQLAEIAKRYIPLAYSGFVHSELWQDVETFCLFLGYPRSGHTLVGSLLNAHPHIAISHEADILKYAHAGYSRYQIYELILELSQRSADPSHKIGGGYNYYVPNQWQGRTEQLKVLGDKKGGGTTLRIAASPKPLSNLRKILDVDLKFVHVYRNTYDNISTLAKKTPHLKGDLKRSIDYYFFLCKASSDVKESLSADEIFEFGHEDFIDDPRAYLQQLCTFLGVEPIESYLADCAKVVYRSPSNSRHSTEWSAELIDYVATKMQSFPFLQNYTYND from the coding sequence ATGAGTAAAACTTCAAATTGGTTAACCGCGTCCCGCACACAAGGAAGACTTCCTCAGCTGGCAGAGATCGCGAAACGCTATATTCCTCTAGCCTACAGCGGATTTGTTCATAGTGAGCTCTGGCAAGATGTAGAAACGTTTTGCTTGTTCCTAGGGTATCCCAGAAGCGGTCATACCTTGGTAGGGTCGCTTTTGAATGCTCATCCCCACATAGCTATTTCCCATGAAGCAGACATCTTAAAGTATGCTCATGCGGGCTACAGCAGATATCAAATCTATGAGCTTATTCTGGAACTATCCCAGCGGTCTGCCGATCCATCTCATAAGATAGGCGGCGGCTACAACTATTATGTACCTAATCAATGGCAAGGGCGTACTGAGCAACTGAAGGTGCTTGGAGATAAGAAAGGCGGTGGTACGACCCTTAGAATTGCGGCTAGCCCTAAACCCTTGTCAAACCTAAGAAAGATACTCGATGTCGACCTTAAGTTTGTCCACGTTTATAGAAACACTTACGATAACATTAGTACACTTGCTAAAAAAACGCCTCATCTCAAAGGTGATCTCAAACGGAGCATCGACTACTATTTCTTTCTGTGCAAAGCGAGTTCTGACGTTAAAGAAAGCCTATCAGCTGATGAAATCTTCGAGTTTGGGCATGAAGACTTTATCGATGATCCACGAGCGTATCTTCAGCAGCTGTGTACTTTCTTGGGTGTAGAGCCAATAGAGTCTTATTTAGCTGACTGCGCCAAAGTTGTTTATCGATCGCCTAGTAATAGTCGTCATTCTACAGAATGGTCAGCGGAGCTAATAGATTATGTAGCGACTAAAATGCAGTCCTTTCCATTCTTGCAAAACTATACCTACAACGACTGA